The following are from one region of the Paenibacillus sp. JZ16 genome:
- a CDS encoding carbohydrate ABC transporter permease produces the protein MKIRKSLSEKTFDLFNAVFMIALCLTIVFPFWQQIVISFSPPGEANSIGLHLYPENPTMDAYKRIFAGGTILKAYFWTILRTVLGTLLTLLVTAMMAYPLSKKWFYGRPLWMGLVVFTMFFSGGLVPTFLLVRDLHMINTIWALVLPGLCSAWNILIIRNFFVSIPEEVEESAKIDGANDLYVFYKIIIPLSTPVLATVALWTMVFHWNSWFDALIYNTNGQIKVLQMLLREVLQDANMMTDASMLMDPASEGSHYTPESVKAAILMLVVTPILCVYPFLQKYFVKGIMIGAVKG, from the coding sequence ATGAAAATTAGAAAAAGTTTGTCCGAGAAAACCTTTGATCTGTTCAACGCCGTGTTCATGATTGCCTTATGCCTTACGATTGTATTCCCTTTCTGGCAACAGATCGTCATCTCCTTTAGCCCGCCGGGTGAAGCAAATAGTATCGGTCTGCATCTGTATCCGGAAAACCCGACAATGGATGCGTATAAACGGATTTTTGCCGGCGGCACCATTTTGAAAGCGTATTTTTGGACGATTTTGAGGACGGTGCTGGGAACGTTATTGACGTTATTGGTAACGGCCATGATGGCTTATCCGCTCTCCAAAAAATGGTTTTATGGGCGTCCTTTATGGATGGGGCTTGTCGTATTCACGATGTTTTTTAGCGGAGGATTGGTTCCGACCTTCTTGCTGGTGCGGGATCTTCATATGATCAATACGATTTGGGCCTTGGTTCTTCCGGGTTTATGCAGTGCTTGGAACATTCTGATCATTCGAAACTTTTTTGTATCGATCCCGGAGGAAGTAGAGGAGAGCGCAAAGATCGATGGAGCGAATGATTTGTATGTCTTTTACAAAATTATTATACCTCTGTCAACTCCAGTCTTGGCAACCGTAGCCTTGTGGACGATGGTCTTCCATTGGAACTCATGGTTCGATGCCTTGATCTACAATACTAACGGACAGATTAAGGTGCTGCAGATGCTGCTGAGGGAAGTCCTGCAGGATGCAAATATGATGACGGATGCAAGCATGCTGATGGATCCGGCGTCGGAAGGCAGTCATTATACGCCGGAATCGGTCAAGGCTGCGATCTTAATGCTCGTTGTTACTCCGATCCTGTGCGTATATCCCTTCTTGCAGAAATATTTTGTGAAGGGCATCATGATCGGGGCCGTAAAGGGATAA
- a CDS encoding glycoside hydrolase family 88 protein, which produces MNKVKLKMERVSEKSRDKIPYTTLQGVHDDRSVHNPSNTVADGINWWTNGYWAGMMWLMYHETGDDKYKDIAAVSEKKLDQCFADYYGLHHDVGFMWLPTSVASYKVTKNAESRKRALHAANLLAGRFNLAGGYIRAWNDLDEGDTRGWAIIDCMLNIPLLYWASEETGDPRFAQIAVKHADTTMQAFVRRDGSVNHIVEFDPANGGVIRTYGGQGYEEGSSWTRGQAWGLYGFIMSYRHTGKREYLDTAKRIAHYFIANIPEDGIIPVDFRQPPEPKLEDDTAAAIAACGLIEIAKSVGAYEQELYLKSAIKLLKTLDLRCDWTDRTDALVQYGSASYHAQHHHHPIIYGDFYFMEAIFKLKRHDFYLW; this is translated from the coding sequence ATGAACAAAGTGAAGTTGAAAATGGAGCGGGTGAGCGAGAAATCACGCGACAAAATTCCGTACACCACGCTGCAAGGGGTACACGACGACCGATCGGTACATAACCCCTCCAATACCGTCGCAGATGGCATCAATTGGTGGACGAACGGTTACTGGGCGGGCATGATGTGGCTTATGTATCATGAAACTGGCGATGATAAGTACAAGGATATCGCTGCCGTTTCAGAGAAGAAACTGGACCAATGCTTTGCCGATTATTACGGGCTGCATCATGATGTGGGCTTTATGTGGCTTCCGACCAGCGTGGCAAGTTATAAGGTTACGAAAAATGCGGAGTCCCGTAAGCGAGCGTTGCATGCGGCAAATTTATTGGCAGGCCGGTTCAATTTGGCCGGCGGATATATACGGGCATGGAATGATCTGGATGAAGGGGATACCCGGGGATGGGCAATCATTGACTGTATGCTGAATATTCCCCTTCTATATTGGGCCTCTGAAGAGACGGGGGATCCCCGGTTCGCTCAAATTGCTGTAAAGCATGCTGACACAACTATGCAGGCATTTGTGAGGCGGGACGGCTCCGTGAATCATATCGTTGAATTTGATCCTGCTAACGGTGGGGTTATTCGAACATACGGCGGACAGGGTTACGAGGAAGGATCCTCCTGGACGAGAGGCCAAGCCTGGGGACTATATGGGTTTATCATGAGTTATCGGCATACGGGAAAGCGAGAATATTTAGATACAGCCAAGCGAATTGCCCACTATTTCATCGCAAATATACCGGAGGACGGAATCATTCCGGTCGATTTTAGGCAACCTCCAGAACCGAAGCTAGAGGACGACACCGCCGCCGCCATTGCAGCTTGTGGATTGATTGAAATCGCAAAGTCGGTTGGCGCGTATGAGCAGGAACTTTATCTGAAGTCGGCAATTAAACTGCTCAAAACTTTGGATTTGCGCTGTGATTGGACGGATCGCACCGATGCGCTTGTCCAATACGGTTCGGCTTCATACCACGCGCAACACCATCACCATCCGATCATATACGGTGATTTTTATTTCATGGAGGCGATATTTAAATTGAAAAGACACGATTTCTATTTGTGGTAG
- a CDS encoding ABC transporter permease: MKAREMTTGAVKRQGPTLPAPIAKIVKQKYLFLLLLPGLVYFFIFKYYPMYGVTIAFKEYDPNLGIINSPWAGLKYFQRLFETPYILTLVENTLKISLLKIILGFPAPILFALLLNEITHTLFKRTLQTISYLPHFLSWVVVAGVAFQIFSPSYGLYGYIYNLFGWETGVPLADTDTFIPILIGTDIWKEIGYGSIIYLAALAGIGSEMYEAARIDGAGRFKQCLYITLPSLIPIISMMFILRLGNILDGGFDQIFNLYSPAVYGVSDIIDTYVYRIGLENFEYSFSTAVGLCKSVIGAVLVVSANWVVGKFTERSIW, from the coding sequence ATGAAAGCGAGAGAAATGACAACAGGCGCAGTCAAGCGGCAAGGCCCGACCCTTCCGGCACCTATCGCGAAAATCGTAAAGCAAAAGTACCTCTTCCTGTTGCTTTTGCCGGGCTTGGTTTACTTTTTTATTTTTAAATATTACCCGATGTATGGGGTAACCATTGCGTTCAAGGAATATGATCCGAACCTTGGCATCATCAACAGTCCCTGGGCAGGGCTAAAGTACTTCCAACGGCTGTTCGAGACGCCCTATATCCTCACTTTGGTCGAAAACACATTAAAAATCAGTCTTCTGAAGATCATACTTGGTTTTCCGGCCCCGATCCTATTCGCTTTATTATTAAACGAAATCACGCACACTTTATTTAAAAGAACGCTGCAAACGATCTCTTATCTCCCCCACTTTCTGTCCTGGGTCGTTGTGGCGGGGGTCGCGTTTCAAATTTTTTCTCCCAGTTATGGACTTTATGGGTATATATACAATTTGTTCGGATGGGAAACGGGGGTTCCGCTGGCGGATACAGACACCTTCATCCCGATTCTGATCGGTACGGATATTTGGAAAGAAATCGGATATGGCAGCATTATTTATTTGGCTGCGCTCGCGGGTATCGGGAGCGAGATGTATGAAGCGGCAAGGATTGACGGTGCGGGTCGGTTTAAGCAATGCCTGTACATCACGCTGCCGAGCCTGATTCCCATTATCTCGATGATGTTTATCCTCCGGCTGGGAAATATTTTGGACGGCGGCTTCGATCAGATCTTTAATTTGTATTCGCCAGCCGTATATGGCGTATCGGATATTATCGACACGTATGTCTATCGGATTGGCTTGGAAAATTTCGAATATAGCTTCTCGACAGCCGTAGGCTTGTGCAAGTCGGTCATCGGGGCCGTATTGGTGGTCTCAGCCAACTGGGTGGTCGGCAAATTTACGGAACGCAGTATTTGGTAA
- a CDS encoding MMPL family transporter codes for MRKKRFISHDPTIKQMGLALAVGVLFDAFVVRLAIVPAVMTLLGKSAWYFPKWLDKILPNFDIEGETIMKDYSEKGKEPKSYAGQVRLNE; via the coding sequence ATGCGAAAAAAGCGATTCATCTCCCATGATCCTACGATCAAGCAAATGGGACTGGCCCTGGCAGTCGGCGTTTTGTTCGATGCCTTTGTCGTGAGATTGGCGATTGTACCCGCCGTGATGACTTTACTGGGCAAATCCGCTTGGTACTTCCCTAAATGGTTAGATAAAATACTCCCTAACTTCGATATTGAAGGGGAGACGATCATGAAAGACTATTCCGAAAAGGGCAAAGAGCCAAAGTCCTATGCCGGGCAAGTCCGGTTGAATGAATGA
- a CDS encoding AraC family transcriptional regulator, translated as MRYLFERVPLNDKTLIWDHRSVSTGPFSGFYHWHQCCEILVVHEGNGTIIVNQKTYEIRRNMLFFFQPFQLHKVYANISPEQPYIRSKIHFDPYAFEEKLRPFRSLHSTFVELWQGDHALPAVNLSDTFDYLEHVFAVHEKNTQISSSTGETGFEYSLMLILQILNALSFLLQRNQPEGTRALNLRQMGYAEQMMQWIESHYHEDVKLDDIAEAMHLSKFYLSRLFQNETGSSISQYLTARRIKIACRLLQTTSLSIEQIGHNVGISNPSYFIRLFKKVIGTTPLKYRQSLK; from the coding sequence GTGCGTTATTTATTCGAACGGGTTCCACTAAACGATAAGACGCTGATATGGGATCACCGCAGTGTATCAACAGGTCCATTCTCCGGCTTCTATCATTGGCATCAATGCTGCGAGATCCTCGTCGTTCACGAAGGAAACGGAACAATCATCGTGAATCAGAAAACATACGAGATCCGACGCAATATGCTCTTTTTCTTTCAGCCGTTTCAGTTGCACAAGGTTTATGCCAATATCAGCCCGGAGCAGCCTTATATTCGCTCCAAAATTCATTTCGACCCTTACGCATTTGAAGAGAAACTCCGCCCGTTTCGGTCGCTTCATTCCACTTTCGTTGAATTATGGCAGGGAGACCACGCCTTGCCGGCTGTTAATCTCAGCGACACATTTGATTATTTAGAGCACGTTTTCGCCGTACATGAAAAGAATACTCAAATCAGCAGCTCAACAGGGGAGACCGGTTTTGAGTATTCGCTAATGCTTATTTTGCAAATTCTTAATGCCCTATCTTTCTTGCTTCAACGGAATCAACCAGAAGGCACCCGTGCTCTCAATCTGCGCCAAATGGGTTATGCCGAGCAGATGATGCAGTGGATCGAATCCCATTATCACGAAGATGTTAAGCTGGACGATATAGCAGAGGCCATGCATTTATCGAAGTTTTACCTATCCCGTTTGTTTCAAAATGAAACGGGCAGCAGTATTTCCCAATATCTCACCGCAAGGAGAATAAAAATCGCTTGCCGGCTCCTTCAAACGACTTCGCTGTCCATCGAACAAATAGGCCATAACGTCGGTATCTCCAATCCGTCTTATTTCATCCGTCTATTCAAAAAGGTGATTGGCACGACACCGTTGAAGTACCGCCAAAGTCTGAAATAA
- a CDS encoding response regulator transcription factor, producing the protein MKKILLVDDNKKILELLRSIIPWQESGFCLAGLAADGSEALKLAKDANIDILITDLRMPVMDGIELIRRFRELCPHAKILVLSSYNEFNMVREAFKLGSNEYILKTELNPEVFIQLLNQFAEEIDSDKEERTFGKPADKVARHGRTDDSRRELYVNRHYIKGSLLNQLVRGYVKDEDLLHKDLISLDIQMTIGCCRVMQISADNFNSLMKNVWNGDEQFFSFAVLNIMDEVIRAFYTADCFYTSSGEFVVVCYAPQPESLSGSNLFETVFVQLKKALSNYLKVKISGGLCLMPGDTSSLKKLYEDACSACRSKFIYGQGKLLCGVNVNVCSKSRSRSMRIAERVEYLRSALKSMNSGLLRNAYEILCLEESEVDIQEYGEVTRLFEKYLIVIDEFAEVNGMSQVCGTYLSSFDDNNYDTWSVEQLNQWLKSLLNVIAGQFVTYNDTVSRVIVYVRDHYAQNISLQSVAEEVGMNRSQLSKLIKKELGVTFPEYLNSIRLDKAKELIAGSRYKLYEIAEKCGYSNFEHFSRVFKKVTGSSPKEWVRG; encoded by the coding sequence ATGAAAAAAATTCTGCTGGTAGATGACAATAAGAAAATACTGGAACTGCTCCGCTCAATCATCCCTTGGCAAGAATCCGGTTTCTGTCTGGCCGGACTGGCTGCGGACGGAAGCGAAGCGCTCAAGCTGGCGAAAGATGCGAACATCGACATCCTCATTACGGATTTGCGGATGCCCGTCATGGACGGAATCGAGCTGATCCGCCGCTTCCGGGAGTTATGTCCGCATGCAAAGATTCTCGTGCTCAGTTCGTATAACGAGTTCAATATGGTTAGAGAAGCCTTCAAGCTGGGCTCCAACGAATATATCTTAAAGACCGAGTTGAATCCGGAAGTGTTCATCCAACTGCTGAATCAGTTTGCGGAAGAGATCGATTCGGACAAAGAAGAGAGAACATTCGGCAAACCGGCGGACAAGGTCGCCCGTCACGGCCGGACGGACGACAGCCGTCGGGAGTTGTACGTAAACAGGCATTATATAAAGGGTAGCTTGTTGAATCAACTCGTGCGTGGATATGTAAAGGATGAAGATCTGTTGCATAAGGACTTGATCTCTCTGGATATCCAAATGACCATAGGATGCTGCAGAGTCATGCAGATTAGTGCGGATAATTTCAACAGCTTGATGAAGAACGTATGGAATGGGGATGAACAATTTTTTTCGTTTGCGGTCCTGAACATTATGGACGAGGTGATTCGCGCTTTTTATACGGCAGACTGTTTCTATACCTCGTCCGGGGAGTTTGTCGTCGTTTGTTATGCGCCGCAACCGGAGTCGCTATCCGGCTCTAACCTGTTCGAGACTGTTTTTGTTCAATTGAAGAAAGCCTTGTCGAATTATTTGAAGGTCAAAATATCGGGGGGGTTGTGCCTGATGCCCGGGGATACGTCCAGCTTGAAAAAGCTGTACGAAGATGCCTGCTCCGCGTGCCGGTCCAAGTTTATTTATGGACAGGGAAAGCTGCTTTGCGGTGTAAACGTAAACGTTTGCTCCAAGTCCCGCAGTCGCTCGATGCGAATCGCGGAAAGGGTCGAATATCTTCGGAGCGCGTTGAAGAGCATGAATTCGGGTCTTTTGCGCAATGCGTATGAGATTTTGTGTTTGGAGGAATCGGAAGTTGATATCCAGGAGTACGGAGAGGTTACCAGACTTTTCGAGAAGTATTTAATCGTGATCGACGAGTTCGCAGAAGTCAATGGCATGTCGCAGGTTTGTGGCACCTATCTCTCCAGCTTTGACGATAACAATTACGACACCTGGTCGGTTGAGCAGTTGAACCAATGGCTCAAGAGCTTGTTGAACGTAATCGCCGGCCAGTTCGTCACCTATAATGATACCGTCTCCAGGGTCATTGTGTATGTCAGGGATCACTACGCTCAGAATATTTCTCTTCAATCGGTTGCCGAGGAGGTAGGGATGAACCGGTCCCAACTGAGCAAGCTTATCAAAAAGGAACTTGGGGTCACTTTTCCCGAGTACTTGAATAGCATCCGACTGGACAAAGCCAAGGAATTGATCGCCGGAAGCCGATACAAACTGTATGAAATCGCAGAAAAGTGCGGCTACAGCAACTTTGAGCATTTCAGTCGGGTGTTCAAGAAGGTGACGGGAAGTTCGCCGAAGGAATGGGTACGAGGGTAG
- a CDS encoding extracellular solute-binding protein encodes MLIKRMIVASLAAVMLVGTLAGCSGKDNESSASGSSTTPMSKNYNFKMLGMRLTPNKDSEIMKKFNENLGGHTLEVTGVPDPDYLAKIQLLLSAQDLPDIFLTWSNQIVLEKATARFTEDEFKQYMPDVYNLALKNFENNGYSKESMFSRMMVDGKFAGVGVGQQLLQTPYGMIVRTDMLDSLGKPMPQTIADWDDVFKAYKEKYPDKYPLAARGKDWIVGAFRWQMGAYGVSVDGWHLKDGKLMYGPFMTEMREALAQLQQWYKEGYINPEWVTMDSNTYNNEFYNGNTLFMQVASTTGNVVKPPYIPGSPPDLAAAKIPGIQLEWGPYPTLGQGEKPIYVASDLLNGTNFLAFGSHLEKDRDKLHAAMEVVNQTLGKDMIILRNYGIEGKTFDYVDGAPVIKAELNNDDAKQKEGFGWMGALSQLGNDWDLAKDFMPKAVKDQLATLIEDPNGVYGANNLAVTVTTPPGPITSPSGEDLNVMNKAMFDQWMTLYTQIIAGKKSLEDYDAFVEQWKKQGGDDMTEAVNRLYLKDWKQ; translated from the coding sequence TTGTTAATCAAAAGGATGATTGTCGCATCTCTTGCGGCAGTAATGTTGGTGGGTACGCTGGCCGGCTGCTCGGGTAAGGACAACGAATCTTCGGCATCCGGTTCTTCGACAACGCCAATGAGTAAGAATTACAACTTCAAGATGCTCGGAATGCGCCTCACGCCAAATAAGGATTCTGAGATCATGAAGAAGTTTAACGAGAATCTGGGGGGGCATACGCTGGAGGTGACGGGGGTTCCCGACCCGGATTATCTCGCCAAAATTCAATTGCTGCTGTCGGCTCAGGATTTGCCGGATATCTTCTTGACCTGGAGCAATCAAATCGTGTTGGAAAAGGCAACGGCAAGATTTACGGAAGACGAGTTCAAGCAGTACATGCCGGATGTGTATAACCTGGCACTTAAAAACTTCGAAAACAACGGGTACTCAAAGGAAAGTATGTTCTCGCGAATGATGGTGGACGGCAAATTCGCCGGAGTGGGCGTAGGGCAGCAACTCTTGCAGACGCCATACGGAATGATTGTTCGCACCGACATGTTGGATTCTCTCGGAAAGCCGATGCCGCAGACGATTGCGGATTGGGATGACGTGTTCAAGGCCTATAAAGAGAAATATCCGGACAAATATCCCCTTGCGGCCAGAGGCAAGGACTGGATCGTCGGGGCGTTCCGATGGCAGATGGGAGCATACGGCGTGTCCGTGGACGGCTGGCATCTTAAAGACGGAAAACTGATGTATGGTCCCTTTATGACCGAAATGAGAGAGGCTCTGGCCCAATTACAGCAATGGTATAAAGAGGGGTATATCAATCCCGAATGGGTGACGATGGACTCCAACACGTATAATAATGAATTTTACAATGGCAATACCTTATTCATGCAAGTGGCCAGTACGACGGGGAATGTTGTGAAACCGCCGTATATTCCGGGCTCTCCGCCCGACCTGGCAGCTGCGAAAATCCCGGGAATTCAGCTTGAGTGGGGGCCATATCCGACATTAGGCCAGGGGGAAAAGCCCATTTATGTCGCGTCCGATTTGTTGAACGGGACCAATTTCCTGGCGTTCGGAAGCCATTTAGAAAAGGATCGGGACAAACTGCATGCTGCCATGGAAGTCGTCAATCAAACGTTGGGCAAAGATATGATCATCCTGCGGAATTATGGAATCGAAGGGAAAACGTTCGATTATGTCGATGGTGCCCCGGTGATCAAGGCGGAACTGAACAATGACGATGCCAAGCAGAAAGAAGGCTTCGGTTGGATGGGAGCCTTGTCCCAGCTTGGAAACGACTGGGACCTGGCAAAGGATTTCATGCCGAAAGCCGTCAAAGATCAGTTGGCCACATTGATTGAAGATCCGAATGGCGTTTACGGGGCGAATAACCTGGCGGTAACGGTAACCACTCCTCCGGGGCCGATTACCTCGCCATCGGGCGAAGATCTGAACGTTATGAACAAAGCGATGTTCGACCAGTGGATGACATTGTACACCCAGATCATCGCGGGCAAGAAGTCGCTGGAAGACTACGACGCATTTGTCGAGCAATGGAAAAAGCAAGGCGGCGATGATATGACGGAAGCCGTAAATCGGCTCTATCTGAAGGATTGGAAGCAATGA
- a CDS encoding cache domain-containing sensor histidine kinase translates to MRSMNFRLMVFFCSLLIPTLVMMGIYSYRLASSVVEEKTSAAVLNSLEQKAKNLEVKMQAYKKYMDLVIYTPEFLNVVKSNSFDKTSYSTTRAYRELKEILDAIFFEDDMVKAFAVYKNEELVYKYGNDIVDEEKFKQNPIYTQTKAANGALYFGGTLKLGLQHGEENLYIGYGRELIDYNSVDNTDLGSVFLFMDIRSFSVLIDDIHEMSFITDNEGHVLASPDSSQIFTNIKDRPKYRKAYESNASGYYVDGSDSGNFVITYYTLPNWNLKIVQVMLRKEIIGETSNILFATMSVSLLIFVLLVITALLLSRNVSKPVKQIKEAMKKIQAGDFDTRLDVKSRDEFGSIAVSLNFMAVQLKGLLDKLIQEERRRSETEFSMLQYQINPHFLHNVLATIRLSAVSNHDPDTAEMLQKLSRLLRRTLANAGRMVTLETELCNIRDFVDIQKVLSNENIRMVYEIVEPSVNCLIPNMLLQPLVENTIIHGFGEGMSAPEIRISSHLDHDGLQLIVEDNGIGMTEETMKRLQENKHQNGMSYNSIGIMNVNRRIKLYFGDDSGLFFERAEGRGTKAIIVLKTSTDGGGTRYEKNSAGR, encoded by the coding sequence ATGAGAAGTATGAACTTTCGGCTGATGGTGTTCTTTTGCAGCCTGCTTATTCCGACGCTTGTGATGATGGGGATCTATTCGTACCGTCTGGCATCTTCCGTAGTAGAAGAGAAGACCAGCGCCGCCGTTTTGAACTCACTGGAACAGAAAGCGAAAAATTTGGAAGTTAAAATGCAAGCCTATAAAAAATACATGGATTTGGTCATCTATACGCCGGAATTCTTGAATGTTGTCAAATCCAACAGCTTCGATAAAACGTCCTATAGTACAACCCGCGCCTACCGGGAATTGAAAGAGATCCTTGATGCTATATTTTTCGAGGACGACATGGTGAAAGCGTTTGCGGTGTATAAAAATGAAGAACTGGTCTATAAGTACGGCAATGACATTGTGGACGAAGAGAAATTCAAGCAAAATCCCATCTATACTCAGACCAAAGCCGCCAACGGTGCCCTATATTTCGGAGGCACGCTGAAGTTGGGACTCCAGCACGGTGAGGAAAACCTGTATATCGGTTACGGCCGGGAGCTTATCGATTATAATTCGGTTGACAATACGGACTTGGGAAGTGTGTTTTTGTTCATGGATATTCGAAGCTTCTCCGTCCTTATCGACGATATCCACGAAATGTCGTTCATTACGGATAACGAAGGTCATGTGCTCGCATCGCCGGACTCATCCCAAATATTCACCAACATCAAGGATAGGCCAAAATACAGGAAGGCGTATGAGAGCAATGCAAGCGGGTATTATGTGGACGGATCGGATAGCGGCAACTTCGTCATCACTTATTATACGTTGCCGAATTGGAATTTAAAAATTGTGCAAGTCATGCTGCGCAAAGAAATCATCGGAGAAACGAGCAATATTCTGTTTGCGACGATGAGCGTTTCCTTGCTGATCTTTGTACTTCTCGTCATCACCGCGTTACTTCTGTCCAGAAATGTCTCCAAGCCCGTCAAACAAATCAAAGAGGCCATGAAAAAAATTCAGGCCGGCGACTTTGATACGAGGCTGGACGTGAAATCCCGGGACGAATTCGGCAGCATTGCAGTAAGCTTGAATTTCATGGCCGTTCAGCTCAAGGGACTGCTGGACAAGCTGATCCAAGAGGAAAGAAGAAGAAGCGAAACCGAGTTCAGTATGCTGCAATATCAGATCAACCCCCATTTTCTGCATAATGTATTAGCGACGATAAGGCTGTCCGCGGTATCGAATCACGATCCGGACACGGCGGAGATGCTGCAGAAACTGTCAAGGCTTTTAAGACGTACGCTGGCCAACGCAGGGAGGATGGTTACCCTGGAAACGGAGCTGTGTAATATTCGGGATTTCGTAGACATTCAGAAGGTGCTGTCTAACGAAAATATCAGAATGGTTTATGAGATCGTTGAGCCTTCAGTCAACTGCTTGATCCCGAACATGCTGCTTCAACCGCTAGTTGAGAACACAATCATTCACGGCTTTGGAGAAGGGATGAGCGCCCCCGAGATTCGAATCTCTTCGCATCTGGATCACGATGGGCTTCAACTAATTGTTGAGGACAACGGAATAGGGATGACCGAAGAAACGATGAAAAGGCTTCAAGAAAATAAACATCAGAATGGGATGTCCTATAACAGTATTGGGATCATGAATGTGAACAGGCGGATCAAGCTCTACTTTGGCGACGACAGCGGCTTGTTTTTCGAGAGAGCGGAAGGAAGGGGCACCAAGGCTATCATCGTTTTGAAGACTTCCACAGACGGCGGAGGAACACGCTATGAAAAAAATTCTGCTGGTAGATGA
- a CDS encoding NAD-dependent epimerase/dehydratase family protein — protein MMKETIYLLTGAAGFLGNNISHKLVSEGKKVRALVLNGDPAVKYVPSEAEVVFGDLTDMRSLEAFFEVPEHHEVIVIHCASLVTTSPEPSQKVYDVNVTGTQNVVDLCVAKRVKKLVHVSSTGAILEEPHGQVIKEPEQFYPDRVVGYYAKTKAIATQYVLEAVRNKGLDASIIYPSGIAGPNDSAFGPLVSFVIRYCLGEIRVGVDGSFNAVDVRDLADGIMACTEQGRQGEGYILSNEMVPMRKMFDLISEASGAKQVETILTPEQMQAMSQGSMVESEGGSNPEALKFEIYNLTRNNQFSSEKAESELGFRTRPFQETIADTVAWLRSEGIL, from the coding sequence ATGATGAAAGAGACAATTTATTTGCTAACGGGTGCCGCCGGATTTTTGGGCAACAACATTTCCCACAAGCTGGTTTCTGAAGGGAAAAAAGTGCGTGCGCTGGTATTGAACGGCGATCCGGCGGTGAAATATGTACCGAGCGAGGCGGAGGTTGTGTTTGGCGATCTGACGGATATGAGGTCGTTGGAGGCTTTCTTTGAAGTACCTGAACATCATGAAGTCATTGTGATTCATTGCGCCAGCCTCGTGACAACGTCTCCCGAACCAAGCCAAAAGGTTTACGACGTCAATGTAACCGGGACTCAAAATGTAGTAGATCTGTGCGTGGCCAAGCGGGTGAAAAAGTTGGTGCATGTGAGTTCTACCGGGGCCATTCTTGAAGAGCCGCATGGACAAGTGATCAAAGAGCCGGAACAGTTTTACCCGGATCGGGTAGTCGGCTATTATGCAAAAACCAAAGCCATCGCGACGCAATATGTTTTGGAGGCGGTGCGAAATAAAGGTCTGGATGCCTCGATCATCTATCCGTCAGGAATAGCGGGACCAAACGATAGTGCTTTTGGTCCGTTGGTGAGTTTTGTGATTCGCTATTGCCTGGGAGAAATTCGCGTAGGAGTTGACGGGTCTTTCAATGCTGTAGATGTTCGCGATCTTGCGGACGGCATCATGGCATGCACCGAGCAAGGACGGCAGGGAGAAGGGTACATTTTGAGCAATGAGATGGTGCCGATGCGGAAGATGTTTGATCTGATCAGCGAAGCCAGCGGCGCCAAACAGGTCGAAACCATTCTGACCCCGGAGCAGATGCAGGCCATGTCGCAAGGAAGTATGGTCGAATCCGAAGGTGGATCCAATCCGGAAGCTTTAAAATTTGAAATCTATAACTTAACCCGGAATAATCAGTTCTCATCCGAGAAGGCGGAGAGTGAGCTCGGCTTCCGCACGAGACCGTTTCAGGAAACAATCGCGGACACGGTAGCATGGCTCCGCAGCGAGGGGATCCTCTAA